One Malania oleifera isolate guangnan ecotype guangnan chromosome 9, ASM2987363v1, whole genome shotgun sequence DNA segment encodes these proteins:
- the LOC131164082 gene encoding anthocyanin synthase-like, which produces MVTSVVVAAAAAGPRVESLASSGIQAIPKEYVRPQEELTSIGDVFEEEKKEEGPQLPVIDLRDISSPDEAVRDRCRAELKRAAEEWGVMHLVNHGIPDPLIDRVKAAGQTFFDLPVEEKEKYANDQASGKIAGYGSKLANNASGQLEWEDYFFHLAFPEEKRDISMWPTTPADYIPATSEYARQLRGLATKILSVLSLGLGLEEGRLEKEVGGMEELLLQMKINYYPKCPQPELALGVEAHTDVSALTFILHNMVPGLQLFYQGKWVTAKCVPNSIIMHIGDTIEILSNGKYKSILHRGLVNKEKVRISWAVFCEPPKEKIILKPLPEVVSEAAPPLFPPRTFAQHIQHKLFRKSQEAQAAAAAAAAK; this is translated from the exons ATGGTGACTTCAGTTGtggttgctgctgctgctgcaggTCCCAGGGTGGAAAGCCTGGCGAGCAGCGGGATTCAGGCCATTCCCAAAGAGTACGTGCGCCCCCAAGAGGAGCTCACCAGCATCGGCGACGTCTTCGAGGAGGAGAAGAAGGAGGAGGGCCCCCAGCTCCCCGTCATCGACCTCCGCGACATCAGCTCCCCCGACGAGGCCGTGCGCGACCGCTGCCGGGCCGAGCTCAAGAGGGCAGCCGAGGAGTGGGGGGTCATGCACCTCGTCAACCACGGCATCCCCGACCCCCTCATCGACCGCGTCAAGGCCGCCGGCCAAACCTTCTTCGACCTCCCTGTCGAAGAGAAGGAGAAGTACGCCAACGACCAGGCCTCCGGCAAGATCGCCGGCTACGGCAGCAAGCTTGCTAACAATGCCAGCGGGCAGCTGGAGTGGGAGGATTACTTCTTCCACCTCGCCTTCCCTGAGGAGAAGCGCGACATCTCCATGTGGCCCACAACCCCAGCTGACTATAT TCCGGCGACGAGCGAGTACGCGAGGCAGCTGCGAGGGCTGGCGACCAAGATCCTGTCAGTGCTCTCCCTGGGGCTGGGCCTGGAAGAAGGCAGGCTGGAGAAGGAAGTGGGCGGCATGGAAGAGCTCCTCCTCCAAATGAAGATAAACTACTACCCAAAGTGCCCGCAGCCGGAGCTGGCGCTGGGCGTGGAGGCCCACACCGACGTCAGCGCCCTCACCTTCATCCTCCACAACATGGTCCCCGGGCTGCAGCTCTTCTACCAGGGCAAGTGGGTCACCGCCAAGTGCGTCCCCAACTCCATCATCATGCACATCGGCGACACCATCGAGATCCTCAGCAACGGCAAGTACAAAAGCATTCTCCACCGCGGCCTCGTCAACAAGGAGAAGGTTCGCATCTCCTGGGCCGTCTTCTGCGAGCCCCCCAAGGAGAAGATCATCCTCAAGCCGCTGCCGGAGGTGGTCTCCGAGGCCGCGCCACCCCTCTTCCCGCCCCGCACCTTCGCCCAGCATATTCAGCACAAGCTCTTCCGGAAGTCCCAGGAGGCCCAGGCTGCGGCTGCTGCCGCCGCTGCCAAATGA
- the LOC131164083 gene encoding glyoxylate/hydroxypyruvate reductase HPR3-like translates to MAAQEDNLLRDRQAELPLVLVFRPLSLDLPMKDRFRKNYRLLDTAESSMPTPSFLAAHAQSVKALICVGPYPITSEILRCLPSLEVIVGSSAGVNHIDMPACRRRGISVTNAGSSFSEDVADYAVGLLMDVLRRVSASYRYVCAGLWSLKGEYPLGSKLGGKRIGIVGLGSIGSLIAKRLEAFNCCIAYNSRKEKPCVPYPYYPNACDLAASSDVLIVCCALTDETRHIINRDVMIALGKGGVIVNVGRGPLVDEKELVQFLSRGELGGAGLDVFENEPNVPNELYTLDNVVLSPHKAVLTPESFTALQELIMGNLEAFFTNKPLLSEVKDDY, encoded by the exons ATGGCCGCCCAAGAGGATAATCTCCTCCGAGACCGTCAAGCGGAACTCCCGTTAGTCCTCGTCTTCCGTCCCCTATCCTTAGACCTTCCTATGAAGGATCGATTTCGCAAGAATTACCGGCTGCTAGACACCGCCGAGTCCTCCATGCCCACTCCCTCCTTTTTGGCTGCCCATGCTCAGTCCGTCAAGGCCCTTATCTGCGTCGGCCCCTATCCCATCACCTCCGAAATTCTCCGGTGCCTCCCCTCTCTGGAGGTTATCGTCGGCTCTAGCGCCGGCGTAAACCATATTGATATGCCGGCGTGTCGCCGACGAGGAATCTCCGTCACCAACGCCGGTTCTTCATTCTCTGAAGATGTTGCCGATTATGCAGTGGGGTTATTGATGGATGTTCTTCGGCGGGTGTCGGCCAGCTACCGGTATGTTTGCGCTGGCTTGTGGTCGCTGAAAGGCGAGTACCCGCTTGGTTCTAAg TTAGGAGGGAAGCGGATTGGGATTGTGGGGTTAGGAAGTATTGGCTCACTGATTGCAAAAAGGCTTGAGGCCTTTAATTGCTGCATTGCCTACAACTCGAGGAAGGAGAAGCCATGTGTTCCGTACCCTTATTATCCAAACGCCTGTGACCTTGCAGCTAGCAGTGATGTTCTAATTGTCTGCTGTGCGCTGACAGATGAAACACGACACATTATTAACAGAGATGTCATGATTGCTCTGGGAAAGGGAGGAGTCATTGTCAACGTTGGGCGTGGGCCTCTTGTGGATGAGAAGGAGCTGGTGCAGTTCTTGTCACGAGGCGAACTCGGTGGTGCAGGTCTTGATGTGTTTGAGAATGAACCTAATGTACCGAATGAGCTATATACTTTGGATAATGTTGTGTTGTCTCCACACAAGGCTGTGTTAACCCCAGAATCCTTCACTGCCTTGCAAGAACTGATCATGGGGAATTTGGAAGCTTTCTTCACCAACAAGCCCTTGTTGTCAGAGGTCAAGGATGACTATTGA